A window from Theobroma cacao cultivar B97-61/B2 chromosome 3, Criollo_cocoa_genome_V2, whole genome shotgun sequence encodes these proteins:
- the LOC108661360 gene encoding hevamine-A-like, giving the protein MATKTQAITIFLSLLVLALIEVSHAGGIAIYWGQSGSETTLNTTCNSGLYKYVSIAFLNKFGSGRTPGLNLAGHCNPANGGCRVASSAIRNCQSKGIKVMLSIGGGIGQYSLASKADAQRVAAYLYNNFLGGRSPSRPLGSAVLDGIDFDIELGSTNYWADLARYLAAYSKPGRKVYLSAAPQCPIPDRFLGAALSTGLFDYVWVQFYNNPPCQYSPGNTSKLLASWKRWAAIGAIKKLFLGLPAAKAAAGSGYIPPGVLTSKILPEIKKSPKYGGVMLWNRYYDRVNGYSAAIKSKV; this is encoded by the coding sequence atGGCCACGAAAACACAAGCCATAACTATTTTCCTCTCCCTCCTAGTCCTAGCCCTGATTGAGGTCTCCCATGCCGGTGGGATCGCAATCTATTGGGGTCAAAGCGGCTCCGAAACAACCTTAAACACAACTTGTAACTCTGGACTATACAAATACGTCAGCATAGCTTTTCTCAACAAATTTGGCAGCGGCCGAACCCCTGGGCTCAACCTTGCAGGCCATTGCAACCCTGCAAATGGTGGTTGCAGAGTGGCAAGTTCAGCCATAAGAAACTGCCAAAGCAAAGGCATCAAGGTGATGCTCTCCATCGGTGGTGGCATAGGCCAGTACTCTCTGGCTTCTAAAGCCGACGCCCAGAGGGTAGCTGCTTATTTGTATAACAACTTCTTGGGTGGACGCTCACCTTCACGGCCCTTAGGAAGTGCCGTTTTGGACGGTATAGACTTTGACATAGAGCTCGGCTCCACTAACTATTGGGCTGATCTTGCTCGCTACTTAGCTGCATATAGCAAGCCAGGAAGAAAGGTTTACCTATCGGCTGCTCCTCAGTGTCCAATCCCTGACAGATTCTTAGGGGCTGCCCTTAGTACTGGGCTTTTTGATTATGTTTGGGTTCAGTTTTATAACAACCCCCCATGCCAATACAGTCCAGGTAACACAAGCAAGCTTTTAGCTTCATGGAAACGGTGGGCTGCGATAGGGGCAATAAAGAAGTTATTCCTAGGGTTACCGGCAGCCAAGGCGGCAGCAGGAAGTGGGTACATTCCACCTGGTGTGCTAACCTCTAAAATCCTTCCAGAGATCAAGAAATCACCAAAGTATGGAGGTGTTATGCTTTGGAACAGATACTATGATAGGGTCAATGGCTATAGTGCTGCCATTAAGAGTAAGGTATAA
- the LOC18605688 gene encoding uncharacterized protein LOC18605688, translated as MGAPPPAFTIRHPDYAISDNVTPFRDYDYFGALWDPVPFFSSKQTSEEWTTNELITFEQLEEYGAYYVGERSDMYAVSHFVYYVDGEYMPVFRKITGYDMFTYCRRRIMRRENRRGYATPRAFPKPVCLNPPANSQEQPKRQDTVINVGSLKINPNPNPTNINNMEKGMNGEDEEEACCWDEIIEDYFSDKASSSESDPGFDTK; from the coding sequence ATGGGGGCTCCCCCTCCTGCTTTCACAATCAGACATCCAGACTATGCCATATCGGACAACGTTACCCCTTTCCGTGACTATGATTACTTCGGTGCGTTGTGGGATCCCGTCCCTTTCTTCAGTTCAAAGCAAACATCCGAAGAGTGGACAACCAATGAACTCATCACTTTCGAGCAACTTGAGGAATATGGAGCATACTATGTTGGAGAGCGATCCGATATGTATGCTGTCTCTCATTTCGTGTACTATGTGGATGGAGAGTACATGCCTGTCTTCAGAAAGATCACTGGCTACGATATGTTCACTTACTGTCGCAGGAGAATCATGCGAAGAGAAAACCGAAGAGGATATGCCACTCCCAGAGCGTTTCCAAAACCCGTTTGTCTAAACCCACCAGCAAATTCACAAGAGCAACCCAAGAGGCAGGACACTGTCATTAATGTGGGAAGCCTTAAAATAAACCCAAATCCCAATCCGACAAACATTAATaatatggaaaaaggaatgaATGGTGAGGACGAAGAAGAAGCTTGCTGTTGGGATGAAATCATTGAAGATTATTTCAGTGACAAGGCTTCTTCCAGTGAATCTGATCCAGGTTTCGataccaaataa
- the LOC18605689 gene encoding hevamine-A has translation MATRSEASPTLFFLLLVLAIIKTSHAAGGIAIYWGQNGNEGTLTATCATGRYAYVNIAFLNKFGNGRTPEINLAGHCNPASNGCTAVSSGIRSCQARGIKVMLSIGGGVGSYSLASQADAKNVADYLWNNFLGGTSSSRPLGDAVLDGIDFDIELGSTQYWDDLSRYLSAYSNQGRKVYLTAAPQCPFPDRLLGTALNTGLFDYVWIQFYNNRPCQYSSGNTNNLVNSWNRWTSSINAGKIFLGLPAAPAAAGSGYIPPNVLTSQILPVIKSSAKYGGVMLWSKFFDDRNGYSASILNSV, from the coding sequence ATGGCTACAAGATCTGAAGCCAGCCCGACGctcttctttctccttttggTCTTAGCAATAATTAAAACTTCCCATGCTGCTGGTGGCATCGCCATCTACTGGGGCCAGAACGGCAACGAGGGAACCCTGACTGCAACCTGTGCCACAGGCAGATATGCCTACGTTAACATAGCCTTCCTTAACAAATTTGGCAATGGTCGCACGCCTGAAATTAATTTGGCTGGTCACTGTAATCCGGCATCCAATGGCTGCACCGCTGTCAGCAGTGGCATAAGAAGCTGCCAAGCCCGAGGAATCAAGGTCATGCTTTCTATTGGAGGCGGCGTTGGCAGCTACTCTCTGGCTTCTCAAGCAGACGCCAAAAATGTAGCCGATTATCTTTGGAACAATTTCTTGGGTGGAACATCGTCTTCCCGTCCGTTAGGCGATGCTGTATTGGATGGCATTGATTTTGACATAGAGCTTGGCTCAACTCAATACTGGGATGATCTTTCTCGTTATCTATCAGCTTACAGCAACCAGGGAAGAAAGGTGTATTTAACAGCAGCTCCTCAGTGTCCATTTCCTGACAGATTGTTGGGGACTGCCCTTAATACAGGCCTGTTTGACTATGTTTGGATTCAGTTTTATAACAATCGCCCATGCCAATACTCTTCAGGCAACACCAACAACCTTGTCAACTCATGGAACCGGTGGACATCATCCATAAACGCAGGAAAGATATTTTTGGGGTTACCGGCAGCACCGGCAGCGGCTGGAAGTGGGTATATTCCGCCGAATGTGTTAACTTCTCAAATACTTCCGGTGATTAAGAGCTCAGCTAAGTATGGAGGTGTTATGCTTTGGTCTAAGTTCTTTGATGATAGGAATGGTTACAGCGCCTCCATTCTGAATAGCGTGTGA
- the LOC18605681 gene encoding putative pentatricopeptide repeat-containing protein At3g49142, producing the protein MRTITPPCRHFSTAKQLKDLAPSSPPKPEFPPLILNEDLCGNLLDQYPDVKTLKKLHSRIFKDQYLRFNPSLRIKLMRAFAACGEPTVTRHIFDEITEKNIVFFNVTIRSYVNNRCYHDALLIFKEMSSHGVSPDHYTYPCVLKACSGSDNLRVGLQIHSAVIKVGLDLNLFTGNGLVSMYSKCRCLVEARRVLDEMPIRDVVSWNSMVSGYAQNGCFDNALDVCREMELLRIKADAGTMSSLLPAVTNTCSDNILYVKEMFWKLARKSLVSWNVMIAVFVNNLLSTEAVDLYSQMEACGIEPDSFTIASVLPACGDLSAIFLGRRIHEYVERKKLLPNLALENALIDMYAKCGCLQEAKAVFDQMKFRDIVSWTSLISAYGMSGQGYSAVALFSEMQDSGLTPDSIAFVSVLSACSHAGLLEQGWHFFNLMTEQYKIIPSVEHFACMVDLLGRSGQVEEAYNFIRQMPIEPTERVWGTLLGACWMHSNMYIGLLAADHLFQLAPEPSGYYVLLSNIYAKAGRWEDVTTVRSIMKSKGIKKMAGASNTEINNQVYTFLAGDRSHPQSKAIYEELDVLVGKMKEAGYVPETHSALHDVEEEDKECHLAVHSEKLAIVFAILNTEPGTPIRITKNLRICGDCHIAAKLISQIAEREIVVRDTYRFHHFQNGVCSCGDYW; encoded by the coding sequence ATGAGAACTATCACTCCTCCATGCCGCCATTTCTCAACTGCCAAGCAACTAAAGGATTTAGCTCCTTCATCACCCCCAAAACCTGAATTTCCTCCCCTTATCCTCAATGAAGACCTTTGTGGTAACTTATTGGACCAGTACCCAGATgtcaaaacacttaaaaaacTCCATTCCAGGATATTCAAAGACCAATATCTTCGCTTCAACCCATCTCTCCGCATCAAACTGATGAGAGCCTTTGCGGCTTGCGGAGAGCCAACAGTCACACGCCACATATTCGATGAAATCACTGAAAAGAACATCGTTTTCTTTAACGTCACGATAAGAAGCTATGTAAACAACCGTTGCTATCACGATGCTCTTCTTATATTCAAAGAAATGTCTAGCCATGGCGTTAGTCCAGATCATTATACTTACCCTTGTGTCTTGAAGGCTTGTTCCGGGTCAGATAATTTGCGGGTTGGTTTGCAAATTCATAGTGCTGTGATTAAAGTTGGTCTTGACCTAAATCTTTTTACAGGGAATGGGCTGGTTTCTATGTATTCAAAGTGTAGATGTTTGGTGGAAGCACGGCGAGTTCTTGATGAAATGCCAATTAGAGATGTGGTTTCTTGGAATTCAATGGTTTCTGGGTACGCTCAAAATGGATGTTTTGATAATGCATTGGATGTTTGTAGGGAAATGGAGTTATTGAGGATAAAAGCTGATGCTGGGACTATGTCCAGCCTCTTGCCGGCTGTGACTAACACTTGTTCTGATAATATTTTGTACGTTAAAGAAATGTTTTGGAAGTTGGCTAGAAAGAGTTTGGTTTCTTGGAATGTGATGATTGCAGTTTTCGTGAATAATTTATTGTCAACTGAAGCTGTTGATTTATATTCACAGATGGAGGCATGTGGGATAGAACCGGATTCTTTTACTATTGCTAGTGTCCTTCCTGCTTGTGGAGATCTTTCGGCTATTTTTCTAGGAAGACGAATTCATGAATATGTAGAGAGGAAGAAACTCCTCCCGAATTTGGCATTGGAGAATGCATTGATTGACATGTATGCAAAGTGTGGATGCTTACAAGAAGCAAAGGCAGTGTTTGATCAGATGAAGTTTCGGGATATTGTGTCCTGGACTTCTCTGATCTCCGCTTATGGGATGAGTGGCCAAGGTTACAGTGCTGTGGCTCTTTTCTCTGAAATGCAGGATTCTGGCCTTACTCCAGATTCCATAGCATTCGTCTCAGTTCTTTCGGCTTGTAGCCATGCGGGACTATTGGAACAGGGGTGGCATTTCTTTAACTTGATGACAGAACAATATAAGATTATTCCAAGTGTAGAACACTTTGCTTGTATGGTGGACCTACTTGGACGTTCTGGGCAAGTAGAGGAAGCCTATAATTTCATCAGACAGATGCCAATAGAACCTACTGAAAGAGTATGGGGAACTTTATTGGGTGCCTGTTGGATGCACTCTAACATGTATATCGGGCTCCTTGCTGCTGATCATCTTTTTCAGTTAGCACCTGAGCCTTCTGGGTATTATGTCTTGTTATCAAACATATATGCAAAGGCTGGTAGATGGGAAGATGTTACAACTGTTAGATCAATCATGAAGAGCAAAGGGATCAAGAAAATGGCTGGTGCTAGCAATACTGAGATCAACAATCAGGTTTATACCTTTCTTGCTGGAGATCGCTCACATCCACAGTCCAAGGCAATCTATGAAGAATTAGATGTGCTGGTGGGGAAGATGAAAGAAGCAGGTTATGTCCCTGAAACTCACTCTGCACTTCATGATGTGGAGGAGGAAGACAAGGAATGCCATCTGGCTGTTCACAGTGAGAAGTTGGCTATTGTTTTTGCCATTTTAAATACTGAACCTGGCACACCTATTAGAATAACCAAGAATCTTCGTATCTGTGGGGATTGCCATATTGCTGCTAAGCTCATTTCACAAATTGCTGAACGTGAAATCGTAGTTAGGGATACTTATCGGTTTCACCATTTCCAGAATGGTGTTTGCTCATGTGGAGATTACTGGTGA